A segment of the Bacillus licheniformis DSM 13 = ATCC 14580 genome:
TCCTTGCCTCCCGAATAAAATCTGTTTCCATTATAGCACTTTGTTCTAGTACCAGGTACTATAAAGGACTAGTTTTTTTAACCGGGACACTGCTCGATATTGTGCAATCCCCCCGAGAGCCATGATCCCTGCAATGGCAAGAAAAAGCGCTGCCCCGCCGAACTTGATGAAGATCATCCCGCCTAAAAAAGGTCCAATTGTCCGGGAAATATCCCAATGCGGGCCGAAAAATGCAAAATATCCGCCCCGTATATGATTGGGAGCAAGGCGCGAGACAAAGGTTTGCATGTGATTCAGAAGCATGCTTTCTGCCGCCGTAAATAAAACCGCAGTCGAAAGCAGCCAAAAGATCGATGAAGAAAAAGCGAAACCAATCGCTGCCACAGCGTAGCATACGTATGATATGGAAACGATCGTTTTGATGTTCAGTCCTTCCGTCCATTTGACGAGCGGAATTTGCATCGTAATGCTAAGAAGGGCGCGGCACACTGTATAAACAGTCAAGGTGAATAGGAAATCGTCAAAAAGAGTTTCGAGATAAAGGCGGTAGTTGGACTCCAGCTGAGCATAGAACAGGCTGACGGGAACCGACAAGAACATCAAGGGCAGAACAGGACGGTGTTGAAGTAATACCTTTTTTGCGGAAAGAAGATTTTCCCTCTCGAAAAGCTCCTATTGCTTTTTTGACTGCCAGTTCCGCTCTATCAAAACAATATACGCGTCAAAGCGGGGGTAGCTATTCAAGGCATTGTGCTGAATGAAGAAGGGTGGATTCTTTTTACGGCGTCTGGTACAAAAAAGAGGCTCTACTTTAAGAGCCCCTCCATTGTGTCTCTTAATGACCGGAATGTCCTCCATCCGCAGACTTAATTTCCAATATGCCATCAAGAATGCCTTGTGTCCGAAATGAAATCTCATTTTCTGACCCGAGAATGAATGCATGGTTGTATGGGCCGTCTTGCGGCCTGTCATGAAATGAAGGCTCGATCTCGGACAGATAGCTGTATAGTGTGCTGTCTGCCTGTCCATTTTTGAGTAAAAGCAGGGGAGCGTGTTTTCCCAAATGGGAAAATGGCGCTCCGGCAAGCGCAAGCTCGGGCGCAGCGGTTGATGCAAAGGATAGTCCGTGTCCCGGATCTGTGATGCCCCAGCCAAAGCCGGTGTTCTTATCCCTGAATTTCGCAAATGCAATCGAATTTGCGACAGGAGTGTCTCCGGAAATTCTTTTGACTGTTCCGTATTCCTTTAATGCATTCTCCGTTTTTTCCGAAACCGCTTTTTTAGGGCCGAGAATATAGATGTTTGCTTTGGCGTCCCTTTTCTTTAATGCTTCAGCCGTCTCTTCGGGAATGCCTTTTTTGTTCACGTACAGGATCGGCTCAGGCATGTGGGCGATCCAGTTTACAGCCGGGAGCGAATAAAGTTCTGCATCATCCTCGGATGATCCGATGATGACGCTTTTCGGATATTCACCGGCTGCCTCCGCGTATTCTTTGTCAATCTCTTTTGCCAGATCAGCCGCGTTCTTCCCTTTGAGCTCTTTTATTTTAAAAGTGTTCAAAGCTTGAAGCGCTTTTGAATCAAATTCTCCGACAGCCATGATTTGCGTCCCGTCTGAAGTGCCCGTCGGGTTCAAGCGTTTGATTTCATTCTGAATTTGCCCGGAGATTTTCCCTTTTTCCGCGATTAAAACAGGCCCGTTATTTGGATGATGGATCAAATCTGCTGATGCAAGAGCTGTCTGCCATGATCCGCCCGAAACTAGAATCACTGCGCCCGGCCTGTTTTGTTTATGAGTGGCCGGCCATATCGTTTGAGAGGTTTTGATGCTCATGTCTTCTGGTGTATTCGCGTCAAGCCTTGTCGAGTTCTTTGTGTTTTTCACCAGGAGCCCCTCTTCGGCCCGCTTATTGAAATCACTCGGAAGAGAATCAGCGTCTTTTTCTTTCATCTCCGAATGATCCTTTGTATGATGCTCCTCATGTCCGCCAGTGTTTCCCGAGCCGGAATTTTGGCATGCCGCAAGCGGAAGCGCGAAAACAAGCATGACAAAAAGTAAACCGAATCTCAATTTCATTGTGTTTTCCCCCTTTTTGGTTCAGATTACTGAGTAGTATACCCGGGAAATGTGCAAAACTGGTGCAGACATCTCGACATTGTTACACATCGGAAGGCAGCGTGATGATAAATTCGCTTCCTTTCGGGGTTCTGTTTTTCGCTGCAATCTGACCGCCATGAAGCTCGACGATTTCTTTCACGATGGCCAGACCCAGCCCGGTACCGCCGGTTTGTCTGGACCTCGATTTATCGATCCGGTAAAAGCGCTCAAATATATAATCCCGTTCTTCTTCCGGAATGCCGCAGCCTTCATCCGCTACCGTAATCTTGACCTGGTCCTCCAATTTTGATGCGGTGACGGCCGCTGTTGATTCAGGATCGGAGTATTGGCGGGCGTTGTTCAGCAAATTTGAGATCACTTGTGAAAAGCGGACCTCGTCGACTGTGACATAAAGATCCGTCGGGATGTCGAACGAAACGCTGATTCGCTTTTCCGAAAAAGCGACCGCCGCTTTCTGAATTTCTTTTTTCACGAATGTGTAAAGGTGAACCTGTTTCTTATTGATTTGAAATCCGGGCTGTTTCAGTTTTGTCAGCAAAAATAAATCGTCAACAAGGGTGTTTAAATTGTCCGCTTCCTCTTTGATGATCGACAAGTACTGATTTCTGGCTTGCGGTTCGAGCTTATCTCTCATCGCGACATCTGTGTAGCCTTTTATATATGTGATCGGAGTCCGCAGCTCATGGGCGACGCTTGACAGAAAATCGTTTCGCTCTTTTTGAAGCCTGCTGAGATTTGAGGAAAGGCTTTCGATTGATGCGGCGAGCTCTCCGAGTTCATCATTCCTTTTGATATCAAGCGGAATCGAAGCTTGACCGTTTTTGATGCTTTCGGTTGCCTCCTTCAGTTTAATAATCGGCTTCGCTAAAACACGGCTGAACCAAAGAATAGCTGCGACCGTTAAGACGCCGGTTAAGCCGAAGCTGAGGAAAAACCGCTTCGTAATGCTTGCCACCAAGGCTTTTATCGAGGAGGTCTCCAAATACATGAAGACGTAGCCGGCCGTTTCCCGTCCGTTCATGATCGGACTGATCGTACAAATGTACTTTGATGTATTCCAATGGGAAGATAAAGCGGTCCCGTTCCTCGGGATGTTCTGTTCTTCGAAATGAAGGTGTTCCGTCATGTCTCCCGGGGCAGACTGCGCCAATACGCGTCTGTTTTGGTCCGTGATGATCACGTTTGTCCGGGCTTCAGTCTCCATCAGGGTGACGTGGTCTATCGTCCTTTTGTCAAAATGCTTTTCGAGGACGTCTCTGTGGCTGTTGCCTCTTAGTTGAAGCGCGCTTATTTCTTCGTTTATTCTCGTGTTGACAATCGTTGTATACAGCGCGGCAAAAAGGACGGCTTCGATGAAAAGGATTAAAACGAAAAATGAACCTGCGAGCTCAAATGAAATCTTTTTCATGCTCCGGTTCCTTTGCTTGTCCATTTGTAGCCGACGCCGTAGACGGTCCGGAGATGGTCTTCAACCGGAAAGCCCGCTTTTTTCAATCGGTGCCGCAAATTTCTCATGTGCGAATCGATGGTGCGGGGCTCGATATCAGAGTTGAATCCCCAGATGTTCTCAATCAATTGGTCTCTCGAAAGCACTTGATCCATATGGTCTAAGAGTGTTCCAAGCAGATCGAATTCACTTGGCGTAATGCTGATTTCACGGTGATTGACATGCAGGGTATGATGCTGTTTATTCCAGATTAAACCGCGGAACCTGATTTCATGAAATCGGCGGGTTCTGCGCAGGACGGCTTCTATTTTGGCAAGCAGCACTTTTTCGCTGAACGGCTTTGTTAAATAATCGTCTGCACCGCAGTTCAGGCCTCGTACAATATCATCCTGCCCGTTTTTTGCCGTCAGCATGATAACCGGAATGCTTGTCAATCTTCGGATCTCTTTGCAAACCGTCCATCCGTCCATTTCAGGCATCATGATATCGAGGATGACAAGATCGAAATTGCGCATTTTTATTAAGTCCAGGGCTTCTTTTCCGGTGGCGGCTTTTGTGCACGAATAATGCTCTAAATAAAGCTCCAGCAGATCGAGCATCCGGTTTTCATCATCGACAAGCAGCACGTTCAATGTCTAGCACCTCTTTAGTCAAAATATAAGTCCGCTATTTTAAAAATATACCCTATAAGGGTATATTGATCAAGGCGGAACGAACTGAATCACCTCTTTGACAAGAAGTATAAAAACCAGACTGCATGGTTTTGTTCGTCAGCTGCCGCCCGCTTGAACGCATCCCGTATCGCCCGGTCTTTGACATAGTCTGCGATGTCCAAATAAAAATCAACCGTTTCCTGCTCGTCTTTTAATGCGGACTCCAGCGCGTTCCAATACTGTTCCGGACAAGGCTCCGTAATGGAAATGTCAGGCTTTCGGCCGGCAAGAGACGTATAAAATGCCAGGAACGCATTAAAGTGGCGGATTTCGTCCTGTCTGATTTCTAAAATTTGCTGTTTTGCCTCAGCATCCGGGGCCTTTTGTGCGATTTTTTGGTAGCAGACGACCGCACTGTGCTCTCCGTTTACCGCTTTTTCTAGATCTTTGATCAGCCTGTTGTTTTGCCTGGCGGGATAGGCGGGATGATACGGCTGAACATACCACATGTTTTTCACCTCAATATCTTATATTTTGCCGTCCTGTCATTATATGTAAGTCGAAGCTTGCATGTGCCTACTGGAAGGGCGCATCTCGGACATGTGGCAAAATGGTGTGGGGAGAGCGCAATCTATTTTAAAAAAATGAAGTTTGACGTAAAATGGTTGTTAGTGCCGAATGGTGACATACATATCAAAATGGAGTGAGACTATTGAAAAAGGCAATATTGACGGTCATAGCTGTATTGACGT
Coding sequences within it:
- a CDS encoding MFS transporter, with protein sequence MFLSVPVSLFYAQLESNYRLYLETLFDDFLFTLTVYTVCRALLSITMQIPLVKWTEGLNIKTIVSISYVCYAVAAIGFAFSSSIFWLLSTAVLFTAAESMLLNHMQTFVSRLAPNHIRGGYFAFFGPHWDISRTIGPFLGGMIFIKFGGAALFLAIAGIMALGGIAQYRAVSRLKKLVLYSTWY
- a CDS encoding cell wall-binding repeat 2 family protein, whose product is MKLRFGLLFVMLVFALPLAACQNSGSGNTGGHEEHHTKDHSEMKEKDADSLPSDFNKRAEEGLLVKNTKNSTRLDANTPEDMSIKTSQTIWPATHKQNRPGAVILVSGGSWQTALASADLIHHPNNGPVLIAEKGKISGQIQNEIKRLNPTGTSDGTQIMAVGEFDSKALQALNTFKIKELKGKNAADLAKEIDKEYAEAAGEYPKSVIIGSSEDDAELYSLPAVNWIAHMPEPILYVNKKGIPEETAEALKKRDAKANIYILGPKKAVSEKTENALKEYGTVKRISGDTPVANSIAFAKFRDKNTGFGWGITDPGHGLSFASTAAPELALAGAPFSHLGKHAPLLLLKNGQADSTLYSYLSEIEPSFHDRPQDGPYNHAFILGSENEISFRTQGILDGILEIKSADGGHSGH
- a CDS encoding sensor histidine kinase, with product MKKISFELAGSFFVLILFIEAVLFAALYTTIVNTRINEEISALQLRGNSHRDVLEKHFDKRTIDHVTLMETEARTNVIITDQNRRVLAQSAPGDMTEHLHFEEQNIPRNGTALSSHWNTSKYICTISPIMNGRETAGYVFMYLETSSIKALVASITKRFFLSFGLTGVLTVAAILWFSRVLAKPIIKLKEATESIKNGQASIPLDIKRNDELGELAASIESLSSNLSRLQKERNDFLSSVAHELRTPITYIKGYTDVAMRDKLEPQARNQYLSIIKEEADNLNTLVDDLFLLTKLKQPGFQINKKQVHLYTFVKKEIQKAAVAFSEKRISVSFDIPTDLYVTVDEVRFSQVISNLLNNARQYSDPESTAAVTASKLEDQVKITVADEGCGIPEEERDYIFERFYRIDKSRSRQTGGTGLGLAIVKEIVELHGGQIAAKNRTPKGSEFIITLPSDV
- a CDS encoding response regulator transcription factor, with product MLDLLELYLEHYSCTKAATGKEALDLIKMRNFDLVILDIMMPEMDGWTVCKEIRRLTSIPVIMLTAKNGQDDIVRGLNCGADDYLTKPFSEKVLLAKIEAVLRRTRRFHEIRFRGLIWNKQHHTLHVNHREISITPSEFDLLGTLLDHMDQVLSRDQLIENIWGFNSDIEPRTIDSHMRNLRHRLKKAGFPVEDHLRTVYGVGYKWTSKGTGA
- a CDS encoding ferritin-like domain-containing protein, producing the protein MWYVQPYHPAYPARQNNRLIKDLEKAVNGEHSAVVCYQKIAQKAPDAEAKQQILEIRQDEIRHFNAFLAFYTSLAGRKPDISITEPCPEQYWNALESALKDEQETVDFYLDIADYVKDRAIRDAFKRAAADEQNHAVWFLYFLSKR